CCGGACACCCCTGATGAGGCCGTCAGCCCCCTCGTGTCGTACGTGAGCGGCCTCCTGCTGGGCACCAACAGCAAAGTCCGGACCTGGTTCAGCATGTTTATTCGCAACGGACAACAGGTACACCACTCAGGTTTACCGTGTGTGTTCTGCAGTGGCACACGCATGACAGAACGGATGTAAACACAatcattgttgttttctttaacaaTCTTTGGATTTCATGTAAAGTCGGTATtcatatttatatgtataaaaTAGAGTTGTGtatagggatgggtatcgttaaggttttaacggtactactactcttattgatactgcttatcaatccggtattttaacgatactcttatcgatagtttttgaggaagaaaaataaataaataacatttaagaacatgaagttttttatttcctcattatgcaacttttttataataaaacattttactttatacatttttccaacttgaaaagtaaaatacatgaaaaaagaagttatttaaagaaacataaagagtaatgttttgacatattgctgtcatgatgtaattataaacaaattaaataaatgtttgagttcataagatCATGTTGTATTGCAAATCCACAATGTGTCATTCATTTTAACgatataaaaatgagaatatctgctgcctcaaacttagacatatgagagttgaAGAAGTACAACGAATTAAGATAGAAAAACATTCAATTGAATTGgattaatatgacatttagttatataaatatgtaaatttgagttgtataaacaattattgagttgcatgaataactatatatatatatactcaaactcaaactcaaactttatttatttatatagcgcctttcattttggttaaaaacacaaagcgcttaacataaaaacagataaaacagtcataaaaaatgaaagttgttcattacagaaaacaaaggacaatcccacaaagaaggtacccctccctcaccaccccccgcccccatccccacccacccagttaccccagtagaacagtgaacagaaacaaataactgcagttgaagaaggtctggcttggtactgctgtgaggaaacgatatcatggggatccattcattccaaggcccagcccgaccacaggggccattaccgcagcgcccgcccaacacagggcagcccagggccccatccatggctattagaccacagagtgggaccccagcccgcccaaccagaacGGGCACCACAGCAACGGCATGCCTtacaggtcaagctggtggtgcccaagaacgatggatcccccagaggaaacactggagtaaaaaaacatcagaataaaaaataaaaatgatcataaaatatcaacaataaaaatagaaaaagataaaaaataaaataagatataagaatgttagtaattaaaaaataaaaaacgtcagtgattaaaacataacctaagtatcattggtaaaataacaataaaaagatttgcatataagaaacaaagataataatagtccttacaagaaaataaataattaaatagataaataaataaacaaataaatatgtaaataaatacctcaattaataaatagatgaataataaaagacataaggaatgatcaaagtcatataaaagccagactaaaaaggtgggtcttgagcctcttcttaaaaacctctacagtctctgcagccctgaggttctccggcaggctgttccacaggcgaggaccataatggcagaatgaagcctcaccatgtgtcttggtccttaccttagggacaactaagaggccagtgccagaggacctcagggtccgcgacggttcgtattttaaaataatatcatttaaataagagggcccaagaccataaaaacatttgtaaaccattaaaagaactttaaaatcaatcctgaaacgcacagggagccaatgcagcgatcttaaaaccggtgtaatatgttcccgccctctggtcctcgtcagaactcgcgccgctgagttctgtagaagttgtagatttgagatcgactttttgggtaaaccagagagcagggcattacagtaatctaaacgactaaaaataaaagcatgcattagcatctctgtgctggcaagagagaggaacgggcggactctggcatatatatatatatatatatatatatatatatatatatatatatatatatatatatatatatatatatatcataaaTTCCCGTCTTTGTTCTGGCACTGTTAGCGCAGAAGTAAGCctccgctgatatcccatcattcctttgtttacaatcTCTGCCGCTAGTTTGaagcccctcacaatcccatgctaacattaacggtgcaGCAGAAATTATGAGCGATATCAGAGTTTTCCAGCTGtgcagttctgatccagattccagctcagatgaagaaaacaaaaacgttcacagatctatttgtctgcaagtggatgcatcagaatggagcagagcaggaagactaTGACCCGCTTTAACCCATTTCATTTGCTTCTTCACAAAAGGGAGCTTTTTTCACATGTGCCTGAATCACCacaattagaataaagaaatacaccgaaatgcagttttaatcttgaatacttttatatatgtcctacatcaaggaaaaatgcaacaaaaacacatgttaaaaacacaaaaaacacaagtttcattGGAGGGGGTTTTTAATCTTAGAATTTAAACACCTTAACACCTGAAATTAGGTGTCCCCACAGTTCTGAGAGGAAGTAAGGACTTGCCACAGTTTGCTTAGATTACTGAcatcaaacagcagcagaggatgcaacacacacaccccacaaCTGTTCTCCTATGCTGCATTTGTCTCCAGAATCCAACTTATCTGTGGTGCTTTTGTTTAATGTCACCTGGAGTCATCCCTGAAATGAAATGTTGCAGGTTTTgggtaacatataaaatataatCAAAGCTATAAACGGGattgtgtttctttctttctgctcaCATTAATGCTGCGATGGGCTTTCAGAGATATTTTACCTTCAGAAAcggtatttttcttttctgaaaatgtaaaggAGGGAAAGCCATTCTTTTATCTAGGCTGAGTTTGCAAATGTTCTATACATTTGTAATTTTTGACAGTATGACAAACATTAGATGCATTTGGGTGTGTTTTACATCATTCATCAGAGGGGAAGAAGCAAAAGTTGAAAGTGAGGAACATCTGCACTAATTCTTGTCTTTTCTATGCTGCCAGCGAAAGAGGGAAAGCAGCTCGGTGCTGTGGCAGATGAGGAGacagctgctgctggagctgGTCGCCATCCTGCCCCGATCACGCAGCACACGCCTTCCCAACGACGGAGGCATGGAAGATGAGGCTGCTTCCGGGTACTCTGGCCTCAGAGAGGAGCATGTCGTGAAGGCCAGCGCTCTGCTGCGACTGTACTGCGCCCTCGTGGGCATCGCTGGTCTCAGGTACATCATAGGACGCCACGCATCTTAGAACATGCTTACTCTGAAGTTAAAGGgtttcaaaatgtctttttataaCAATCGCCTGAACTCCTTATTAGGCCGACCGATGAAGAAGCagagcagctcctgcagctgatGACCAGCCGGCCTCCTGCCACTCCTGCTGGGGTCCGCTTTGTCTCCTTGTCTTTCTGCAAGCTGCTGGCCTTCCCCACCCTGGTCAGGTACTAAAGCTTGCTTCTCCTCCTGCTTATCCAGTTCATGCATGCCTCAATGACAAATTCTCGTCAGCCATCAGATTTCCTGACTCtggtttctgtgtgttttgatgTTGTTCAGTACTCCAGAGCAGGAGCAGCTGATGGTCATATGGCTGAGCTGGATGATCAAAGAGGAGGAGTACTTTGAAAggtaagggaaaaaaagaatttgtaaTAATGAGAAATTATTGCTGGAGGACAAAGTGTGTAGGTGTGTaggttcaaaataaaagtagcgGCTACCAAAGTAGTACTAGAAGTAGTAGAACGCTGTTCCAATCCcactctgaggaggaagacttccaggGTTTCAGTGtacaggaggaagatgacgaAAGCTCTCTGTGAATTTTACgtccatgtttttttaaaacagccctGTCAGTGCTGTGTTACAGTGTGTCACTGTGGTGGAAGAAAACTTCAGGTGCACGCGCTGTGCAGCTTGCCTCTGTGCAGAGGGCGcctataagttactgctgctcaacacatgtttcaatgtgggcacatgctgCTTACAGACAGGTGCGGCTTATatatgtacaaaatggtttatcctttaaaaatgtaatgggtgcggcttgtaatcaggtgtgctctatagtctggaaattacggtacttaatttgcagaaaaatcccaattaaagtgtaattttttaatgttaaggCTAAAATGTGAATCGATGCAACTATTAATTTTAAACAAGTGTTTGTTCTATAACACGGAGAAGGACCTGTTTGATTTCAAGCAGCATGAATATTATTTCAGTTATATATTTAATGCTTTAGCTATAAAAAAACGGTTTGCAAACATTTGTTAGTCATAAATGCAGTCAATCTCTGTAGTGGAAGGTAAACAGAAGTGTTGATATGTGAGACTACGGTAATGTCTGTATTAATATTCAaaaatcatcttctgatctattataaaagtgttcccagtgttctttaaATTATGGTGATGCTGTCTTTAGCCAAAAGAAAGAAGCCAGTGTTATTTTcaaggacattgtttctgcagagcgccaggagttcattaaaagttCATCTCATCCCTctggtgcggagcaaccccgcccctcttccccaTTTCTAAGaactcagagcagggagcttgtggctcgcccagTGTTTTGCCAtgtcacaaataaaatatttctcaacattatttttcatctgttcctgattcacaacagttaggataaagaaacacaatttttatcggaGTGCGTCTTGTAAATGAAATTTTGGGTGAACATCAAGCAGAGGTAGTAGCAAGTctaattgtttttcttctggtGCCCcacccctgtgtgtgtgtgtgtgtgtgtgtgtgtgtgtgtgtgtgtgtgtgtgttttttttttttcataacagtGCTGCAGGAGTATCTGCCTCTTTTGGAGAGATGCTATTACTGGTTGCCATgtatttccatagcaaccagcTCAGCTCCATCATCGAACTGGTGTGCTCTACTTTGGGGATGAAGGTAAGGTGGTAGGTGAGATGGAGAGATGGATCAATATGTGTGTCTGGCTGACCGGGTGCTGCAGCAGTGGTGCATAGAAAGACTTTACCTGGGATGAAGCTGTGGGTACGAGCTGCGTCTCATACCCAGCAACCCTGCTTACCATGTGGCcaatttgcagctttattaCTTATTAAGTGCTCCATTGTTTCTTCCCTCTGTGTTAAGTAGTTTTCCTGTCTGGGTGTATTTTCCACTAAGATGTATAATGTAATTGGATTTGGATCCTGTTTGTTTCCACCCCCTGGGCAGTGCTTTCATTTCAGTGTGGTGCCTGCCATGTAGAATTTTCCTCTGAAATATGAAAGACGGGGATTACGCAGCAGCAGCGCTGCACCCTGCAGGTTGTTTTCACTCACAGCAAACCTGATGCTGTCAGCGTTTCTCAccgcttgttttgttttttccacttttcaCAGATTGCCATTAAGGCCAGCTCTCTGAGCAAGATGAAAACCATCTTCACGCAGGAGATTTTCACTGAACAGGTACATTAAAGCAGCTATCCATCCTCATTCAACGTTTCAATTATGTAAACTGAGcatctgtcatttttcttttctgtcttggattaaaaagaaaatctaaaagacatttttcacattagtacgacggagttttagggccagtgtaccaaaaaaaatgtaaataactaGTTTTAAGTCGTACATTTACGAGAAAGAAactcataactgttaaattacgagattttgagtctaaatttacgagaaacaaagtcatagattaacgaggaaaaaacaccaaagttttccgtttatcggagcctagcttgaagactaaatatgtggagccttttgtgaagctttatttccagataggtttaaaaaacacaaagagattCGGAACCTTTTGGCAActtaaaatcagattattttcagtcggctttccggggttcggtgtcggtaaagctgTAAAATCATCTGTAAAAcgaggagctcagagacacgtttgggtgtagaggactgcattccttttcattcacacaccctgaagttggtggccctaaaactccattgTACATTACAATAACCCTATACAGTCATAGATATCTTCTATAAAGTAACCTGTATTATATTTCAAGTGAGGGAACCGCCTGTTGAATGAACACAAACTTGGTTAGCATGAAACTGCACAAAATCCCCTTTAAACCTTTGTCTGTTCTGGCTTGTGGTGCAGGTGGTCACCGCCCACGCCGTTCGGGTGGCAGTGACCAACAACCTAAGTGCAAACATCACAGGCTTCCTCCCCATTCACTGCATCTACCAGCTTCTCCGGAGCCGCTCCTTCACCAAACACAAAGTCTCCATCAAGGTCGCCAAACTCATTTCCAGGGTGACGTGGGTCTTGGGTCTGTGCAAAATGTCTGTAAATGTAGAACAAGGcctgaacagaaaaaacaaactctgtTTTGATTAAGTTTCCTTTCACAAAGATGGATTTCCAAAATGGTCTTTTTGATGcagtctttaaagacccactctgatgaaaactgtgttttaggtgtttttaacatgtcaatatggcatttttctgatgatgaaagtgaagctttaaaaattgcattcctgagtggtttttattcctattgtTGTGACAAAAAATAGCACCAGCTCTATGCTTTGAGCtttcagagagagagaggggggggggtcagaggtGCTCTGCGCTAACTTTCCCACCCAAAACTCATACCAACAGGTTCGgctaaactgcataattataatttaagaaactactgggaacgctttgataATAGATCCAAATATaattggaatgggactttaattatttattataagCAATACAAGGCAGCTATTATCTTACTTTGTCAAGGATGCACCTTATGTGGAAAATGAACCAACACTTTTATCAAATTTACAAATGAAGTCCTTCATTTAACCCGCCGtgttcaaatgatttttttctgacgTGAACATTCCAGGATTGGATCTATCACCAGCTTTGTGAGACGACCACGCCCATCCACACCCAGCTGATTCCTCTGATTGACGCCTACATCAACTCCATCCTCACTCCAGCCTCCAAGGCCAACCCTGAGGCCACCAACCAGCCCATCACAGAGCAGGAGATCCTCAGTGTGTTCCAGAGCTCTGCAGGGGTGAGTGCTGGAACTCTGAAACTTCAGACTTCttgtcagaaaaaacatttaaatgtgtctttGGTAAATTATGTCTTGGTTATAACAAAGTTTTACCACTAAAAAGTCAGTTTGCTTCTTTAAATTTTATACTTTTGAGAGGATAAACATGTAGATCAGACCCATAAAAAATTGCAAAagccttttctgctttttgactCTTGTTTGGGGAAATGGATGGTTGAAATCTGAAATAGATTTTGGGGAAGCATCATTCCAACAACTCACTGCCAAGAAGTCCTGCTTGTGTTTACCAAACACACACCTTGTGTGAGCTTTTATTTGTGCCTTAGCTTATTTTGGCCTGCGTACTGTCAGAATTATGAAAAATGACAATTATTTGTCAATGTAAGACACAGTTATTATAAATAATTTCTAGTTTTACTATTTCGGTTGCACCCGTTTTCAAATTTGTAGCTGAATTCTTGAGAGACTCGTTTGCATCAAAGCTtagatttgttcttttttcagagCCTCCAATAGCGTGGACTTCCATTATTCCGTCTTGACAGTCTTGTGTTTTTCTAATCAGAtctgtctttatttatatagctctCTGCATACATGTAATGTAAAGTGCTGTACAAccaaataaatgatcaaaaacaagtagattaatttaaaaaaagagctttttaatCTGTTTCCTGTAACCCATTTACTTTCCTTTTCTCAAAAGGTCTTTCCTTTTGCCAAGCCACAATGTGTCTTGCCTGGACAAAtaaaggataaataaataaaaataataataataatcttcagctgttttccttttctttggttAGCAAGGAGAAGGAAGTCGAGGAGGGCGACAACGTTTTTCCATAACCGCACAACTGCTGATCCTTTACTACATCCTGTCCTATGAGGAGAACCTGCTGGCTAGCACCAAACAGCTGGGTAAGAATGACCCACTAGCACCAAACAGCTGGGTAAGAATGACCCACCAGCACCAAATAGGGATGTGGTTTCCCGCGGTCTTTGAGCCGCCTCCTGCTGTGCCTGAGTAATGAGTGTCCCACGTGGATTTTGTTAATGATATTTGTCTTCTGTGacagaaaacactttttaaaaatgtgttgtttttctgactgtTAATGTTTTCATGTGATTCTATGAAATGTGTCCTGGAGCTAAGAGCAGCAGCggctgcagcagcaacagtagccaggacaggTGTTGGCTTGGAGCAGCATTAGCGGTTAGCTTAGTTTTTATTCTCTCACATGATGAGCTTTCCCCTTGCCCTTCATTAGTCCAGATTTATGCCCATCTCTTTAATTGCTGTGTTTACCTAAGTGCTCCTGCAGCCTTCAAGGAGAAGCTTCTAGGAGGGAGTAATGAAGCCCATCAGCAGCAGTAATGAACCCACATCAATGAAAAATCACTTCTGTGCTTCTTTAACGCGTCGGCACAGCGGCTCGCCTGTCCTTATGCTGCTCCTTTTCCTGCTTCCTGTGTTCTGTGTTTGTGCTTCACTCATCCATGGATGTGGTTTTCAGCGCTGATGCAGAAGAAGCCAAAGTCCTACTCCGCAGCTCTGATGGACCAGATCCCCATTAAGTTCTTGGTTACCCAGGCTCAGGGGCTGCAGCAGGAGCTAGGGGGTGAGGTTCAAACTCTATGTTCCCATCTGTTACACTGAACCAGAGTTAAGAGTCCAATGAGCTATTCTGTTGAAAATATTTATCACGTTCTTGATTCCAGGTCTGCACTCTGCCCTGTTAAGACTCCTGGCCACCAACTACCCCCACCTGTGTCTGGTGGAGGACTGGGTGTGTGAGGAGGAGGTGACTGGTACCCTTCCCCTGTTGAGAAGGATGATGCTTCCTAGCAACACCTGCAGATACAGTCAGAGCCAGCTCCATCAGGGTGGGTATTCAGGACTGGACTCTTAGTTTGCAGAATCTTAAgagaaaaagggggaaaaatgtatttttattaattctGAAACATCTCAGTTAAGGAATTTTAAAAATCCCAGACAGAGCTGCTGACATGCTCTTTATAAATCCGTGCTTCTCCGTCTCCAGCCTTCCAGAAGCTCCCGTCCAGCACTCCCAGACTCATCCGCATCCTGGAGCATTTAACTCTGCTGTCACCCGGAGATCTGATCCCCTATGCAGAGGCGCTCACGGCCAGCATGGCGCTGCTGCTGGAGCCAGCTGTGCCCCGCCGCATCCTGCAGACCCTCAACAAGCTGTGGATGGGCCTGAACACTGTGATGCCCCGCAGGTACAGGCTGTGCACGCCAGCTAATGCTGCAGACGGAAGCGCCAGAGGAGACACTGGGATGAGCCTGATGATAACTCTGAAAGCTCATAACTGACGTTACTGCTAGTTGTTCTTCAGCCATTGCTTTTTGTTAAACCTGGaccttatctttttttaaagaccccctccaatcatcttctgatctatttacaaagcatttccagtgtcttttagttatgattatggaatttttatccaaaatctagaaaaaataagttgtttctttagacatagtttctgcagagctgcaggggttcattagaaatacccctgagttgttggcgggactgttggtcAGGAGCAacccgccccctcttcccctcctcaTTGCTGAGAGCAAGAAGCAGTGaccagagtattttctacgtcacaaataagctgcTTTTCAAATGacgtttttttcatctgctcctgattcacaatgatttcactaaagaaatactcagaaatgccattttgagtAATTGAATTtccttatacatgtcctccattatcaccAAAAAAgccactagaacatgttaaaaacaccaaaaacacaatttttatccaAGTGGGTCTTTAGAGTGTTGAGGCCCGTGGAACGAGTGAGAGGACTTTGTCCAGCCTGAAGTGAAGGCTTTCCGCTAAATGAACCCAGGTCAAATCCATCAGATCTCAGACGAGGGGTCACCGTTACTCCGCCCACCCAAGCGCTGCTACCTGATCTCTGAGCAGAGGCTCATTTATGAAGGTAAACATGTTCCAAAAAGGAtgcacttgtagatttgatgtgagaacttgtaaaaCGGAATACGAGAACTTCCACACCAAAATTCTGCAtcagtgtgtaaaaatcttctgctgtaaaggctgacaaacaaaattacaactatttgcatgtgttcatctAGAGTtgcaacttcaaatctgtgattacaactgctcaaatgtgcttctgcgtgtgcgtgaatctgctggcgcaaatcacaagtgcgctacaactgcgctctgacttctgacacattcattgcgagaaacttgtgtcaaaactgGTCTGTgtccaaaaatgaaacaagggaggagggggggttaGAGGAGGGGgaagtcaaccaatcagagtgcagcgCTTTAGAGGACTTGGTGAAGTTAGAAAGAAagtcacagattcggacttccgccctcaataactcttctgataaacgttcaaatgtatcagcaagtatctcaatcattttgtattaacacagagggtgaactacaaatgcatttctaaagaaaaatgtcagttttttcctgcattttaatgagaaatgatctcttcgtgctgtaaatgcagacatgcagcgagaCAGCTGCCAACGGACCGTCAACAGGAAAATCATCTTTCTTGTAGCAGGACAATAGGGTCATAAGTCGGTACAGAAAATTTGGTGACAATAGCATCACTTTGCCCAGCACCTTAATTATAAATCATATGCATTGTATCACCACAGAGACACCAGGGTCCACCGGCAGCCGCGTTCCCGCGGCTGGGGCTGTCGCAGCCGCGCTCGCCCtgaagaagatttttacacacagatgcagatttttgggtgtgcaagttctcacatcaaacCTACAAGTTCGTCCTTTTTATGAACATGTTTACCTTCATACTCATTGTTCCTCCCCAGAGGCGTCTAAGAGGGAGTAGAACACCTTCTGTGTGACAGATGGAGGTTTGTCCTCACTTGTCCTCTCCTCATTTGGCAGGAGAGATGATGTTTACCACAATTTCTTTAATGGTAATTtgaagtaaataaacaaataaataggtGTGTTGATACTTTgtctaaaagagaaaaaaaagaataaaaaaaaaaaactccatgtTGGAACCGTGTTAACAGATGTGGCCCAGTTTGAAGGTGGAAatgctgctgaggacctttcaGCATCCACAGTTGGGCTTTTTGTTGCATTTCCTTACAGAAGCTCCTCTTTTACTCCACAAAACGAGCTGACCCGGCTAAACATGGGGCTGGTGTTTGTGTTACAGACTGTGGGTGATGACGGTGAACGCCCTGCAGCCTTCAGCCAAGCTGCTCCGGCAGCAGAGATACACTCAGAACGACCTGATGGTGGATCCTCTGATCGTGCTGCGGTGTGATCACAGGGTGTTCAGGTGACTGCTGCTCTCCTTCTCTTCTGtggaaacttttgttttgtatttttgttttgaatgacagatttttgatCCTTCTTTGGGTCAGGTGTCCTCCTGTGATGGACATTGTCCTCCACATGCTGAATGGATATCTCCTGGGTTCAAAGGCTCACCTGCAGGGTCATCTGAAGGAGACGGCTGACTTTGACCGCCAGAGTCAGACTATTTCAAACCTGGGAGTTCCTGGGCAACCTGACACACCTGAAGTCACCAGGGAGGAGCTTAAAAACGCCCTTCTGGCTGCACAGGTAATCCTATATTTGACCCTTTAAGCTTCTGACCTTAGATTCTGTGAAGCTTCAGTGGTGATGCAGTATCAAATGGCTCTGTGGTCCCCTTCAGGACAGTGCAGCAGTCCAGATCCTCCTGGAGGTTTGTCTGCCCACATCTGAAGAGCAGCAGTTGGGGGTCTCCTCAAAAAGCCTTTTGAGGACTAACCGGGGCCCCacacaaggaaaacagaaactTGAAAGCCAGCAGCTAATATGCAGAGGGGTTCTGGGGGACGCTGAGCCAGAAGGAGGCCTGCTGAGTGACCTGAGGGAGGTGCAGTGCCTCATCTGTTGTCTGCTGCATCAGATGTTCATTGCAGATCCCAACATTGCTAAGCTGGTCCACTTCCAGGTAAGGGTTTTCACATGCAACCGCTCTGCTTTCTTACAGGATTTtaccatcttaaaaacattgccagagtccgcccgttcctctctcttgccagcacagaggtgctaatgcatgcttttatttttagtcatttagattattgtaatgccctgctctctggtttaccgaAAAAGTCGATCTCAAATCTGCAACTATTACAGAACtctgcggcacgagttctgacgaggaccagagggcgggaacacattacagctattttaaaatcgctgcattggctccc
The DNA window shown above is from Oryzias latipes chromosome 14, ASM223467v1 and carries:
- the ints2 gene encoding integrator complex subunit 2 → MGDSAGLQFVSSYAFEAMQKVDVVRLAALSDPELRLLLPCLVRMALCAPADQSESWAQDKKLILRLLSGVEAVNSIVALLSVDFHALEQDARKEQQLRHKAGGSNGESILVSQLQHGLTLEFEHSDPLRRLRLTLSELLAIMNKVADSNGEFFLKSSELFESPVYLEEVADVLCILQAELPSLLPIVDVAEALLHVRNGDWFLCLLVANVPDSFNEVCRGLIKNGERQDEESVGGRRRTEALRQLCQMNPSQALNIRAMVVEECHLPGLGVALTLDYKPDTPDEAVSPLVSYVSGLLLGTNSKVRTWFSMFIRNGQQRKRESSSVLWQMRRQLLLELVAILPRSRSTRLPNDGGMEDEAASGYSGLREEHVVKASALLRLYCALVGIAGLRPTDEEAEQLLQLMTSRPPATPAGVRFVSLSFCKLLAFPTLVSTPEQEQLMVIWLSWMIKEEEYFESAAGVSASFGEMLLLVAMYFHSNQLSSIIELVCSTLGMKIAIKASSLSKMKTIFTQEIFTEQVVTAHAVRVAVTNNLSANITGFLPIHCIYQLLRSRSFTKHKVSIKDWIYHQLCETTTPIHTQLIPLIDAYINSILTPASKANPEATNQPITEQEILSVFQSSAGQGEGSRGGRQRFSITAQLLILYYILSYEENLLASTKQLALMQKKPKSYSAALMDQIPIKFLVTQAQGLQQELGGLHSALLRLLATNYPHLCLVEDWVCEEEVTGTLPLLRRMMLPSNTCRYSQSQLHQAFQKLPSSTPRLIRILEHLTLLSPGDLIPYAEALTASMALLLEPAVPRRILQTLNKLWMGLNTVMPRRLWVMTVNALQPSAKLLRQQRYTQNDLMVDPLIVLRCDHRVFRCPPVMDIVLHMLNGYLLGSKAHLQGHLKETADFDRQSQTISNLGVPGQPDTPEVTREELKNALLAAQDSAAVQILLEVCLPTSEEQQLGVSSKSLLRTNRGPTQGKQKLESQQLICRGVLGDAEPEGGLLSDLREVQCLICCLLHQMFIADPNIAKLVHFQGYPQALLPLTVAGIPSIHICLDFIPELLAQPQLEKQIFAIQLLSYLCTQYALPKSLSVARLAISVMGTLLTVLTRAKRFCFFMPTLPCLVAFCQAFPPLYDDVAALLVQVGQVCASDVATKVRDIDPFIARLQNLKENPQELSLSAGGSSKLTLPLKTAEELGGADPDVQLCYCIEATFMDIISSTLHRL